The genomic region CTGTTAATTTTATGTACAGGAAAGAGTACTAAAACCATAGATCAGATTCAGGGTAAAATAAAAGAATATGAAGGGGAGATGGTCATTGGTCAAACTACTCCTTCGCATGATTTAGAAACTGAAGTAGACAGTGAAGCAGATATCTCTCATATCACTGAAGACGATATCTATAACTTACTACCAAAGTTTACTGGAAAAATCATGCAAGTACCTCCCATGCACTCTGCTATTAAAGTAGATGGTGTAAGAGTTTACAAACATGCTAGAAAAGGAAAAGAAGTAAAGATAGATCCAAGAGAAATTGAGATCAAAGAGTTAGAAATAACCAATATTGATTTTCCTAGAATTCAGTTCAGAATGGTATGTTCAAAAGGAACATATGTGAGAAGTTTCGTGAGAGATTTTGGTAAAGAATTGGGTGTTGGAGCATACATGTCTGCACTTCGTAGAACCAAAATAGGGGAATATTCTGTAGAAGATGCCAAGTCTGTAGACGAATGGATTGAAGTAATCCAAAATTGGAGAGAAAAGAAAGAAGCAGAAGGTGAAAAGTAATTCATTTTTGCTTGAATAGATATTATATTTGGAGCATGTTTGATCAACTTCAGACATGCTCCTACTTATTTAACAACTAATAATGAAAGTACATTACGGTATTGATAATTTTCAACCTCTAAAAAGAGCTACTGTAACCAGCGGAACATTTGATGGTGTACATTATGGGCATCAACAGATTTTATCGCACCTCAGAAAAACTGCTCAGGAAGATAATTCCGAAACCGTATTGATCACTTTTTGGCCTCACCCGAGGTTTACATTACAGCCTGAAGAAGCAAGGAAAAGCCTCAAGCTCATCACTAATTTAGAAGAGAAAATTGCTCTTTTAGAAAAGGAAAATATTGATCATCTCATCGTTTTGAAATTTGATAAAAACTTCTCACAAATGTCTTCTATGGACTTTGTTAGAAAGATTCTTATCGAGAAAATCAATACAACAAAATTGGTTATTGGGTATGATCACCGTTTCGGAAAAAACAGAGAAGGCGGCTTTGATTATTTAAAGGCAAATCAAAAAGATTTTGGCTTTGAAGTAGAAGAAATAACAAAGCAGGAAATTGAGAATGCTGCCGTAAGTTCTACAGCGATTAGAAATGCATTATTAGAAGAAGGAGATGTTGAAACAGCTGAAAAATATTTAGGCTATCATTATTCTTTCGAAGGTTCTGTAGTTGATGGTAATAAGATAGGACGTAAAATCGGCTTTCCAACGGCCAATATTTCATTAGCAGATTCGTTTAAGCTTTTACCAAAAATTGGTGTCTATGCTGTGAATATTTTCATAGAGGGTAAAAAGTATAACGGTATGATGAATATTGGAAAACGACCGACAGTAACTGAGGGAGTACAGAAAACAATTGAAGTTAATATTTTTGATTTTAATGAAGACATCTACTCCAAAAGTGTCAATGTTTCTTTAATTCATCGAATCAGATCCGAAATGAAATTTGATGGAGTAGACGCCTTAATAGAACAACTGAATAAAGATAAAATAGAAGCACTTAAAATATTAACTACTTAATTTTATTTTTTCGTTTTTACTTCTTCTAAAATCCATTCACTTACCTTGTTCATAAATGTTGGGGAAAGTGTTTGATTTAATACTCCATACTCATTAGGCAATCCAGTTTCACATTCTTGGAATAAATGATTTAAGCCCTCAAGCTTTTCCATTTTATAGCGCACATTACCTGCTTTTTTTAGACTGTTCTCAATACCTTCTAGATTCTCATCTGCAAATACCTGAAGATCCTTACTGCCATTTAAAGCATAGACAGGAGCTTTTACTTTCGATAAATAATTTTCGGGATTAGTTTTAATAAACTCGATAAACCAAGGGTTTGTAATGCTTTTAACTATTGAATTTACTTGTTGATCACTGATATTATTGTGATACTGATGTTTAAAGAAATCCGATAATTTATCTTGAAGTGGAACTTCATTATTGAGTATCATATCGTATGCTTTGTCAAAGATTTTCTGATTGGAAGCAACAATATTTTTAGGTAAACCACTTATTATTTCAATTTTTTCCTTTTGATGAAGCATTAGGTCTTTACAAGGAATTCCAGGGGAAGCCATTAATACCATAAAATTAACTTTATCATTTTTGCTAGCCACCATGGATGCAACAATACCACCTTCACTGTGACCTATTAATCCAATGTGTGTAGGGTCTACATCATTTCTAAGTAATAAGTACTCAATAGCCGCTTCCACATCTGTAGCAAAGTCAGAAGTCGTTGCATTTTCAAAAGTACCTTGAGAACCACCTACGCCTCGGTCATCAAACCTTAATACTGCTATTCCTTTTTTAGTGAATTCGTCTGCTAATACTAAAAAGGGTTTGTGACCTAAAATATTTTGATTTCTGTCTTGAGGTCCACTTCCCGAAATTAAAATGACTGTTGGGTATCTCTTTACATCAAATGGACGAGTGAAGGTACCAGACAACATGATTCCATCTTTTTTATTATAAAACTCTATATTTCTAGAGAGGTATGTAAAAGGTGGACGAGGTTCTTGTGGTTTAGCTTCAGGAGTTTCTTCTTTTAAACTTTTTATTAGTGGCATTTTAAAAGATTGTCCTCCTTGTTTAAACGTTCCTTCAATATTTTCGTCGTCTATAACATTGCCTACATATTCTATTCCTAGGTTTGGAAGCTTGATAAATAAGAACGGCGATTCGTATCTGATTTCATGTATTGGAACACCTTTTACTTGCTGTGCAGGTATGTCCATAATTCCTTTTAAATTATTTCCTTGAGCAGATATCTTAAAGATGATATCTAGCTTACCATTTGGTAGTTCTAGTGTCCCTTTCCAAGGACCTGCTAAGTTTTGTCCAAAAGTGGGTAGACTAAATAAAAAGAATAGTAATAGAAAAAAATAGTTGTTTTTATTCATAGGGAATTTTCGAAGTATAATATTTAATGTAATACTTAACCTAAGCTTATAATAAAAGTACCATTACTATGTGTTCTTAGCAAGAAAATGAAGATTATGAACGATTTTGTCATGTTTTCTTCATCTATCAAAATAGCCGATGTATGGAATGTTGTGAATAATTATTCAATGAATATCAGTTCATTAACAAAATTAAATAAAATTAAATGAATGTAAATTTCAAAGTAAATATTGTATTTATTAAATTTGTTTTAACATATGTAAATGAATCACGACATAATTATTTTTCAGGGCTTATGGTTCACCAACTAAAAAAGTTCATACTTGGCAATAGTTCATTTGGTTTAGGTTTATTAATTGGACTATTATTCGGCTATTTTCTAGCTTTCTTAATGGTAGGTTACTACCTAGGATAAGTTACCACAATTCTAATTGATGGGTGCTGTTATCAATATCATCATCTTCATCAATTTCACTTAAGTTGCTAACACTTATTCCTAGCAATCGGATGTTTAACGATTGGGGATTAAGAGCTTCTAAAAGATAAATTGCTTCCTCTACTAAAAACTCTTTTGAAACAATACTCTTAAGAAATGTCTTACTTTTCGTATGCGTTTCGAAATCATGTTGTTTGATTTTTACAGTTAGGGTTTTTCCTCTCTTGTTACCTTTGATTATTCTTTGCCATAAGATGTCAGCAACATTAATAAGATGGGATTTCATTTTTTCAACATTTGCAATATCTTTTGAAAACGTTCTTTCTGCCCCAATAGATTTTCTTTCTCTATGTGGTTTAACTTTTCTATTATCGATACCTCTAACGATGTGATAATAGAACTTTCCCGTTTTACCAAAATTATCATTTAGGTGAGATATAGGCCATTCTTTTAGGTCTTTGCCTTTATAGATACCCAACTTTTTCATTTTTTCGGCAGTAACACTTCCAATACCATAGAATCTTTCAATAGGTAGTTGCTCTAAAAAAGCGGTAGCTTCCTCTGGAAGAATGACTGATAACCCATCAGGTTTGTTGATGTCAGATGCGGTCTTCGCCAGAAATTTATTGTAAGAAACACCGGCACTCGCGGTAAGGTTAAGTGTATCGTTGATTTTTGCTCTTATTTCTTTTGCTATTTGGATGGCAGAAGAGATACCTTTTTTATTCTCAGTAACATCTAAATAGGCTTCATCCAAAGATAGAGGCTCAACTAAGTCTGTATATTCAAAGAAGATTTTTCTAATTTGAAAAGACACTTCTCGATAAACATTAAATCTAGATTTGGTAAAGATAATCTGCGGGCATTTTCTGTAAGCTAAAGCTGAAGGCATAGCAGATCTTACCCCAAATTTTCTAGCTTCATAACTTGCGGCAGCAACAACACCTCTTTCTCTACTACCTCCAACAGCCACAGGCTTTCCTCTTAAATGTGGAAAATCTCGTTGTTCAATTGAGGCAAAGAAGGCATCCATATCGATATGTATAATCTTCCTTTGGATAATTGCTAGATATGTTAATCAAAGAACTTTACATCATAACTTTTTGAGACAAATTCAATGGTTTCTATGTTTTCCATTTTGTTTGCAAATACTGACATCACAAAGAAAATATCAGCCATTGTATTTAAAAGATCTGTAATAAGCTTGTCAACTTTTACATCTTCAAATTTAGCTATCTTATAAGCCCATCGGGTAGAGTTTTTACTTTTTGATCGGCATAAATTTAGAATTCCTGCAAGTTCACATCCTATTGGAAGACTAAACATTTTTGTCTCTTCTTTTACTAAGGCTTGGTATTTATCATGTATAGCTATAGCTCTATCTACGTCACTTTCTGTAACGGCAACATTTCCTCTAATAGAACCATTTACATGATATGCCATCTCGCAAAGCCAAGTTAATTCTTTCAACATTTCTGGATATTTAGAAGCTTTAGAATAAGCATATCCAATATGACTGGCTAGTGAATCCGTTTCAATTTCATAGTCACATTTAAAACTTGTCTCTTTTAGGTAAGGATAACACATTCTCACCTTTTTAGTTGATTTATTTTTATCAGTAGTAGATGTTGTATCTATACTTTTTTCATCATTTAAATTTCCCATGGAACTAAATTAGACTATGCTATGGACTAATCAAAGACAATAAATGTTTAGGGAAAACTTAAATTTCTAGGGAATCACATTGAAGCTGAAATACTGGGTACTTCAATAATTATTATTTCTTAAAGTATGGTATCAAATAATAAAATGATCATACTAAAACCTTTCTCGGATTAGGCATACTATGGAGTTTTTTGTACTCTATTAAGGTGTTTACTCTTATTTTTTGACCTCATCAAGGAATTCTATGACCTGAATTCAGTAAAACCAATACAAGGTAACGGCGTATATCAAAATAGGTCAATTAATGATGATCTAACTGAATAACAGCTATGTTGTACTATGTATAGAGATGAAAACTTCTATCATCATCAAAATAATCAAACTAAACATCTTAGAAACTAAATAAATTAAAAATGAAGACATCTATAACTAAAACGGAACGAGCATTTCTTCGCTCAGAATACAAGAGATATTCAGACGAATTAAAAGATCAAATACGTTTAGATTCCACTTCAAATGACGGGATTAATGCTCAAGAGCAAAAAAAACAGATTATTGCTATTATCAAAAGAATTCTATTTACAGAAGTTCATAATGGTGAGGTAGATATATTAGCAGATTTATATATCGCTCAGAATGATGCTTACGGTCTAAATTCGATGATATTAGAAAAAACGTTCACTCAACAGCTTTTAAACTTGAACTAAGTGAGATTTCAGTCCTATTACTTTTCTTATCTTAGATCAATTTATAGTAAATGTTTAATGTCCACCTTTGTAATGTAAACAATGAAATAAAAGTCTAATTTAACATTACAAAAATGAAAAGTTCAACATTCAATCGTATTATAGTTGCAGTAGCATTAATGATTACATCTACATTTACTTTAACAAGTTGTTCTGATGGTGGAGATGTAATTACTTCCGAACCAGTAGATCCCATTTACGGAAATACTCCAGCAGTAGATGACGATTTTGGTAATACACCTGAAATAGATGGAGATTATGGAAATACACCAACTCCAGTAGCTGAGCCTGTTTCAGAATAAAATAGAATAATTAATAGGGTTGTTTAAATATTATTGAACCACTTCAGAAATGGAGTGGTTTATTTTTTTATTGGTATTTATTTTCAAAAAATAGTTTAAATTCTATCATTGTTAATCCATATTAACCATCCTTCTATTTATTTTCTAGACTATATCTTATTGATTTGTAGATATGTACTAAATCACTTAAGAATGAAAAAGTTATTAGCATTACTACCAATAAGCTTATTGATCTTTAGCTGTAATAAGGATGTAGAACCGATTGGAGGAAACTTTGATAAAGTATTAGAATCACAAGGTGGAGATACTCTAATGATTTATCATTCGGGTGGTTTCTTCGAAGGGTATATTATTTCATCGAAAGAATACTTGAAATCTGGATGGAATTATAATACTGAAACCAATGAAGGTACATACGTAGATGTATCAAAAGGCATGAGGTGGATAGATTGTAAACCGATGTTAGGGAGTTTTGATAATTTCCCTACTTATAATATTGAGGAATTAAAGGTTTCAAGTAAGGATTTTGTTTCCTGTGATTTCTAACAAAATGATATAAAAAAAGCTCAAGGAATTACCGTAATTCCTTGAGCTTTTTTCTTATCTGACAATGGCAAACTTACCGACATATTTTTCATTTCCATCATTATCTGTGGAGAATATAAAATAGATACCTGTTGCAGGCTTTTGACCGTTATTAAGCCTGAGATTCCAAGAAGTACTTCCTCCAAATGATTGACCATCCCAAACTAAATTACCAGCAGTATCAGTGATTTTTACACTAGCATCAGTAACCAAACCGGAAATAGTAAGCACTCCTTGATATTCGGGTCTTACTGGACTTGGAAATACCTTTACATTTTCAAACTTTCCTGAACTTGTTGTAGCATCTGATCGGTAAGAAATAATGCCTTCTTGTGTTCCAATAAATAATTCACCACTCACTGGTTGAATATCCATGGTAATAATATTATTAGAAAGTAATGGAGAGTTATCGGTGGTAAATTGTTGATACAATCTTCCTCCATCACTACTAAATAACCATAGGCCTCTGCCGGTTCCTAACCATTTACGATTACCTCCATCGATAGCAATGGCCTGTACTTTTTCACCTTTCAATAATGGGAAACCATCGTATCGAGGTAGTGATACTGAAAATTCTCCAACTTCAGTAGGTGATGTACCAAAATACTCTGCTGTACCATCATCTGTTCCGATCCACATGCTTCCATTATTATCTAAACTAAGGCTCAAAGTGGTATTGCTTGGTAAGCCACCATTGGTTTGATCTGTATCTAAAAACCTTGAGTCGCCATCCTTAAAAGTAAGTAGTCGTTGATTACCTAATATCATCCATACATCACCTTGTAATGAATTTTCCATTTGTACGGCAGCACTACTGATATTACTATCTCTAAAGTGTTGCCACTCACCCGCAGGATCTCTAAAATGTAGCCATCCTTGTGTTGTTGTCCATAAATTTCCCCATTGATCTATGGCTAAACTATTGATGACAGCCTCAGTACGTCCCTCAACAAGAAAAGGGTCTTTGATAATTTCTGTTGTATGATCATCAATATGGAATGTCATAATACCATCACCTTGTGTAGCAAAATACACTTTTCTTTCTGCTGGCATAAAAGCTAACCCTAACATTGGAGCTGTTTGCGGAATTTCTTCTGCATTAGAACGTTCTAGAGAAGTATAGTTCGTCCACTGTCCGTCATTAAAAACAGAAAAACTACCAACACTTAGATTGTTATCTTCAGCTGGCGTTAAAAATATTTGATCTTCAGCATGAATGATTTCATGAGCTGTAGGGTAAAGGGGACCGGCGGGAGCATAACTTTCTATGGTATTGTTATTTACCCTCACCAAACCGTTTATCTCATCTGCAATCCAAGCAATATTGTCTTCATCATCTAGGATTTGACGTGGAGAAGGAGACTTTTCATCTTCCCATGTAGATACATTGTCATTGGCGTCGATCACCTTGATATTATTTGAGGTTGGAAGTGTAATGTTTTCCCCCCATAAGTCTAATAAATAGACATCACTATCAAAATCTAAAATTACTTGAGTAGAAGAATAAGTTCTTTTCTTTACTTGACTATCGGCAAGATCTGTGAAATATAAACCATCTTCAGTATATAGTAGGGTCGTTATGTTATTAGGGGATGAGCTGACAACCGTTTCCCAATTATTAAAATCTTGCTTATTTGTATCTTCATCATCGGCTACTCTTTTAATCCCTTCGGCTGAGGCTATATAAATTGAATCTTCCGAGAAACTAATATCATAGACAGCATTTTCGCTTCCGTTTTGACCGATAAAATCATATGTTTCTTCGATGACATAATCAGTTGTATTGATCTTAACTACCCCAAAAGAGGCACATACATACATAAACTGTTGTTCCATTCTTAATCCATAGAAAACCTTATCAGGATAATTTGAATTAAGTAATGTTCTCATGTTTACAATTTCACTTTCTGTGATGAAATCAATATTACCATTGCTATAGAGAACAACTAATTGGTCTGTCGGAGCGGCATAACCAAGAGTAAGAATATTTGTATCACTAAGACCATCATCTTTTGTGATCGTAGAGATGATACCACTTTCCTTTTCATATGAAAATAAAGCATTTGTCGATGCAGAAAAAACTTCATTATCTGCTAT from Flammeovirga agarivorans harbors:
- the truB gene encoding tRNA pseudouridine(55) synthase TruB — protein: MKDFDFAAGETVLVDKPLEWTSFGVVKKLRWEMKVKKVGHAGTLDPLATGLLILCTGKSTKTIDQIQGKIKEYEGEMVIGQTTPSHDLETEVDSEADISHITEDDIYNLLPKFTGKIMQVPPMHSAIKVDGVRVYKHARKGKEVKIDPREIEIKELEITNIDFPRIQFRMVCSKGTYVRSFVRDFGKELGVGAYMSALRRTKIGEYSVEDAKSVDEWIEVIQNWREKKEAEGEK
- a CDS encoding bifunctional riboflavin kinase/FAD synthetase, which translates into the protein MKVHYGIDNFQPLKRATVTSGTFDGVHYGHQQILSHLRKTAQEDNSETVLITFWPHPRFTLQPEEARKSLKLITNLEEKIALLEKENIDHLIVLKFDKNFSQMSSMDFVRKILIEKINTTKLVIGYDHRFGKNREGGFDYLKANQKDFGFEVEEITKQEIENAAVSSTAIRNALLEEGDVETAEKYLGYHYSFEGSVVDGNKIGRKIGFPTANISLADSFKLLPKIGVYAVNIFIEGKKYNGMMNIGKRPTVTEGVQKTIEVNIFDFNEDIYSKSVNVSLIHRIRSEMKFDGVDALIEQLNKDKIEALKILTT
- a CDS encoding alpha/beta hydrolase family protein, whose translation is MNKNNYFFLLLFFLFSLPTFGQNLAGPWKGTLELPNGKLDIIFKISAQGNNLKGIMDIPAQQVKGVPIHEIRYESPFLFIKLPNLGIEYVGNVIDDENIEGTFKQGGQSFKMPLIKSLKEETPEAKPQEPRPPFTYLSRNIEFYNKKDGIMLSGTFTRPFDVKRYPTVILISGSGPQDRNQNILGHKPFLVLADEFTKKGIAVLRFDDRGVGGSQGTFENATTSDFATDVEAAIEYLLLRNDVDPTHIGLIGHSEGGIVASMVASKNDKVNFMVLMASPGIPCKDLMLHQKEKIEIISGLPKNIVASNQKIFDKAYDMILNNEVPLQDKLSDFFKHQYHNNISDQQVNSIVKSITNPWFIEFIKTNPENYLSKVKAPVYALNGSKDLQVFADENLEGIENSLKKAGNVRYKMEKLEGLNHLFQECETGLPNEYGVLNQTLSPTFMNKVSEWILEEVKTKK
- the dinB gene encoding DNA polymerase IV, which codes for MDAFFASIEQRDFPHLRGKPVAVGGSRERGVVAAASYEARKFGVRSAMPSALAYRKCPQIIFTKSRFNVYREVSFQIRKIFFEYTDLVEPLSLDEAYLDVTENKKGISSAIQIAKEIRAKINDTLNLTASAGVSYNKFLAKTASDINKPDGLSVILPEEATAFLEQLPIERFYGIGSVTAEKMKKLGIYKGKDLKEWPISHLNDNFGKTGKFYYHIVRGIDNRKVKPHRERKSIGAERTFSKDIANVEKMKSHLINVADILWQRIIKGNKRGKTLTVKIKQHDFETHTKSKTFLKSIVSKEFLVEEAIYLLEALNPQSLNIRLLGISVSNLSEIDEDDDIDNSTHQLELW
- the porZ gene encoding type IX secretion system anionic LPS delivery protein PorZ — encoded protein: MNNRNYLYFFIFSILKIFSSPLFAQDIPVNSWRAHLNYSNAHSVAIADNEVFSASTNALFSYEKESGIISTITKDDGLSDTNILTLGYAAPTDQLVVLYSNGNIDFITESEIVNMRTLLNSNYPDKVFYGLRMEQQFMYVCASFGVVKINTTDYVIEETYDFIGQNGSENAVYDISFSEDSIYIASAEGIKRVADDEDTNKQDFNNWETVVSSSPNNITTLLYTEDGLYFTDLADSQVKKRTYSSTQVILDFDSDVYLLDLWGENITLPTSNNIKVIDANDNVSTWEDEKSPSPRQILDDEDNIAWIADEINGLVRVNNNTIESYAPAGPLYPTAHEIIHAEDQIFLTPAEDNNLSVGSFSVFNDGQWTNYTSLERSNAEEIPQTAPMLGLAFMPAERKVYFATQGDGIMTFHIDDHTTEIIKDPFLVEGRTEAVINSLAIDQWGNLWTTTQGWLHFRDPAGEWQHFRDSNISSAAVQMENSLQGDVWMILGNQRLLTFKDGDSRFLDTDQTNGGLPSNTTLSLSLDNNGSMWIGTDDGTAEYFGTSPTEVGEFSVSLPRYDGFPLLKGEKVQAIAIDGGNRKWLGTGRGLWLFSSDGGRLYQQFTTDNSPLLSNNIITMDIQPVSGELFIGTQEGIISYRSDATTSSGKFENVKVFPSPVRPEYQGVLTISGLVTDASVKITDTAGNLVWDGQSFGGSTSWNLRLNNGQKPATGIYFIFSTDNDGNEKYVGKFAIVR